A part of Aegilops tauschii subsp. strangulata cultivar AL8/78 chromosome 2, Aet v6.0, whole genome shotgun sequence genomic DNA contains:
- the LOC109748480 gene encoding probable plastid-lipid-associated protein 12, chloroplastic: MAAAALATPTGLLKLPPSYEPPSSPSFGTTYGRHSRRRPRLCRRGAPLLAVAAGEVSYTEPEEALLEALVGVQGRGRAVAPRQLQEVESAVQTLEALEGVPDPTNSSLIEGSWKLIFTTRPGTASPIQRTFVGVDSFSVFQEVYLRTDDPRVVNVVRFSETVGELAVQAEATINDGKRILFRFDRAAFAFKFLPFKVPYPVPFRLLGDEAKGWLDTTYLSRSGNIRISRGNKGTTFVLQKSADPRQMLLSAISAGTGVKEAIDDLTSSKKGVVVDMNTLAGEWQLLWASQSESGGGSWSSVASAGLKDFQTIKEDGQLKNLVNPFPGVSLSARGNICKTGNNTFGVSMNEGVTQVGGVQFPLETGGEFVMEILYIDNKIRISSLNQHKLVHLRIVNKT, translated from the exons atggccgccgccgcaCTAGCAACGCCTACAGGCCTCCTCAAGCTCCCTCCTTCTTACGAGCCACCTTCTTCCCCGTCCTTTGGCACCACCTACGGACGGCACTCGCGGAGACGGCCTCGCCTTTGCCGCCGCGGAGCCCCGCTGCTCGCGGTGGCGGCTGGGGAGGTGTCGTACACTGAGCCGGAGGAGGCGCTGCTGGAGGCCCTCGTCGGCGTACAGGGCCGTGGCCGTGCAGTCGCGCCGCGCCAGCTCCAG GAGGTGGAAAGCGCAGTGCAGACTCTGGAGGCGCTGGAAGGTGTGCCCGATCCG ACCAATTCAAGTTTAATTGAAGGTAGCTGGAAGCTCATATTCACTACAAGACCAGGGACGGCATCCCCCATTCAG AGGACATTCGTTGGAGTTGACTCTTTCAGCGTCTTTCAGGAAGTTTACCTTAGAACAGATGATCCAAGGGTGGTCAACGTTGTCAGGTTTTCAGAAACAGTTGGTGAACTGGCAGTACAG GCAGAAGCAACTATCAACGATGGGAAGCGCATTCTCTTCCGTTTTGACCGAGCAGCATTCGCCTTCAAGTTCTTGCCATTTAAGGTTCCGTATCCGGTGCCATTCAGGCTTCTTGGGGATGAAGCAAAGGGTTGGCTTGACACTACATACTTATCTCGTAGTGGTAACATACGTATTTCAAGGGGAAACAAG GGAACCACATTTGTTCTCCAGAAAAGTGCAGACCCAAGGCAAATGTTGTTGTCAGCTATATCTGCAGGAACCGGAGTAAAAGAG GCTATAGATGATCTTACTTCAAGCAAAAAAGGGGTTGTGGTTGATATGAACACCCTAGCGGGAGAATGGCAACTGTTGTGGGCTTCACAG AGTGAGAGTGGAGGTGGAAGCTGGTCATCTGTTGCATCTGCCGGTCTCAAGGATTTCCAG ACCATAAAGGAAGATGGGCAACTGAAGAATTTGGTGAACCCCTTTCCAGGTGTCAGCCTCAGTGCAAGAGGCAACATATG CAAAACTGGGAACAATACCTTCGGCGTGTCCATGAATGAAGGCGTTACTCAAGTTGGTGGTGTACAGTTTCCCTTGGAAACTGGAGGAGAGTTTGTCATGGAGATCTT GTACATTGACAATAAGATAAGAATATCTAGCCTCAACCAGCACAAGCTTGTTCATTTACGCATTGTAAATAAAACATAA
- the LOC109748503 gene encoding BIIDXI-like protein At5g11420 has translation MARSTRSLAFFVLVALAVRAISAVTDGLLPNGDFAQGPDKSEMNGTVVTARHAIPSWEISGFVEYIAPGHKEEDMILPLPAGASAVRLGNDAAIRQQLNVTRHMFYSVSFMAARSCAQAEKLNVSVDPEFGVLPIQTVYTSTGWDTYSWAFKARHSTGWLSIHNTGVEEDPACGPLLIAVAIKTLYAPHHTKGNMLRNGDFEQGPYIFPGTPWGVLVPPITEDVHSPLSGWTVMSDTKVVKYVDAPHHAVPRGARAVELVAGREGALVQEVRTVPGRAYRLSFAVGDAANGCSGSLVVEAYAGRGTLRVPYESLGTGGSTPAALEFTAVANETRVVFQSSNHLMKSDATLCGPVVDDVSLVPVRVHAARRLRL, from the exons ATGGCGAGGAGCACGCGCTCGCTGGCGTTCTTTGTGCTCGTTGCCCTGGCCGTCCGAGCCATTTCCGCCGTCACCGATG GGCTGTTGCCCAACGGGGACTTCGCGCAGGGGCCGGACAAGTCGGAGATGAACGGCACGGTGGTGACGGCGCGCCACGCCATACCGAGCTGGGAGATCTCCGGGTTCGTGGAGTACATCGCGCCCGGGCACAAGGAGGAGGACATGATCCTGCCGTTGCCGGCGGGCGCGTCGGCCGTGCGGCTGGGCAACGACGCCGCCATCCGGCAGCAGCTCAACGTCACCCGCCACATGTTCTATTCCGTCTCCTTCATGGCCGCGCGGTCGTGCGCCCAGGCCGAGAAGCTCAACGTGTCGGTCGACCCCGAGTTCGGCGTGCTCCCGATCCAGACCGTGTACACCAGCACCGGCTGGGACACCTACTCCTGGGCCTTCAAGGCCAGGCACAGCACCGGGTGGCTGAGCATCCACAACACCGGCGTCGAGGAGGACCCGGCGTGCGGCCCcctcctcatcgccgtcgccatCAAGACCCTCTACGCCCCCCACCACACCAAGG GTAACATGCTGAGGAACGGGGACTTCGAGCAGGGGCCGTACATCTTCCCCGGCACCCCGTGGGGCGTGCTGGTGCCGCCGATCACGGAGGACGTGCACTCGCCGCTGTCGGGCTGGACGGTCATGTCGGACACGAAGGTGGTCAAGTACGTGGACGCGCCGCACCACGCGGTGCCGCGGGGCGCGCGCGCCGTGGAGCTGGTGGCCGGCCGGGAGGGCGCGCTGGTGCAGGAGGTGCGCACCGTGCCCGGGCGGGCGTACAGGCTGTCCTTCGCCGTGGGGGACGCCGCCAACGGCTGCAGCGGGTCCCTGGTGGTGGAGGCGTACGCGGGGCGGGGGACCCTGAGGGTGCCGTACGAGTCCCTCGGCACGGGCGGGTCCACGCCCGCGGCGCTCGAGTTCACGGCGGTCGCCAACGAGACGCGCGTGGTGTTCCAGAGCTCCAACCATCTCATGAAGTCCGACGCCACGCTGTGCGGGCCCGTCGTCGACGACGTCTCGCTCGTCCCGGTGCGCGTGCACGCTGCCCGCCGGCTGCGTTTGTAG